The following coding sequences are from one Papaver somniferum cultivar HN1 unplaced genomic scaffold, ASM357369v1 unplaced-scaffold_5837, whole genome shotgun sequence window:
- the LOC113343418 gene encoding bifunctional protein STORR-like has protein sequence MIWTLSLLLNHQDVLDKATAEVDKHFRKKKKLSHNTPTVDAADIPNLIYIQAIIKESMRLYPAGNLTERMTSDDCEVGGFHIPAGTRLWVNVWKMQRDPKVWNDPLVFRPERFLNSDIDVKGKHYELVPFGTGRRICPGASFALEVLHLLLTRLILEFEMKAPDGNIDMRVRPGFFNSKVSSSSMMLAT, from the exons ATGATATGGACCCTTTCTTTGTTGTTGAACCATCAAGATGTGTTGGACAAAGCAACAGCGGAAGTAGATAAACACtttaggaaaaagaagaagttatCGCATAATACACCTACCGTGGATGCTGCTGATATTCCTAACCTCATCTACATCCAAGCGATCATCAAAGAATCAATGCGATTATACCCTGCCGGCAACTTGACGGAGCGAATGACGAGTGATGATTGTGAGGTTGGTGGCTTTCACATACCTGCTGGGACTCGCTTATGGGTTAACGTATGGAAAATGCAACGAGACCCAAAggtgtggaatgatcccttggtATTTCGACCTGAGAGATTTTTGAACAGTGACATAGATGTGAAGGGTAAGCATTATGAACTGGTACCATTTGGAACTGGTAGACGGATATGTCCGGGGGCATCGTTTGCCTTAGAAGTCTTGCATTTGCTTCTTACTCGTCTTATTCTGGAGTTCGAGATGAAGGCACCAGATGGGAACATTGACATGAGGGTAAGACCAGGTTTTTTCAACAGCAAG GTTTCTAGCAGCAGCATGAT